The DNA window TATCGCTGCGCGTGAGGGGTTGGCAGTTGGCAGTTTGATTATGGATTCCGCCTAGCCAGTCGCAACATCAACAGGCCGACCAGCAGCCAGCCGGTTATGGGCGCCCAGGTCAGGAGAGGGACAAGTTCGGCCTGCTTAGGCCAGCCTGCCAGATTGACGCCGATGCGCAGGAAGGCCGCAGCGGCCAGCGTGGCAAAGAGAATGCCGGTGTAGGTCGCGACCCGGCCCGGTCGTCCGCAGTCCGCAGCCAGACCGAAGGCGCTCGCCAGGACACTCCCCCAACCCAAACCGGCGATCGCATAACCGGCGATGGCCGCCTCGATCCCTGGCAGACCGCTCAGGCCCAGCCCGGCGCCGCCGACCAGACAGCCAAGCGCGAAGACCCGCGCCGCGCCCCAGCGTTGACTGAGCACGCCCGCGTTAAAGACCGCGAGACTGAAGCCGATCCAGAACACGGGTAACAGCCAGGGCAGCCACGCCGCATCGATCTCCCGGAGAAAACGCGGCCCGGCGTTGAGAAACACCGCGATCTGAAAGGCGCTGGCGGCCAGCAGGAGCAGAGGCAGGAAGCCCCAGGCGGAGACCGTCGGCGGCGCGCTCTCGCGTGCGACCGCGGCGATCGGCCCCACCCTCCGCTCGGCGACCACCAGGCCGGCGGCGACCAGCAGGAGCGCGAGACTCGATACCGCAAAGGGCAGCCGCGGATCGATGCCGGTCATCAGGGTGCCGAGATAGGGCGAGACCGCCGCCGCGACGCCCAGGCCGACCAGGGCGAATCCGGCCAGTCGCGGCACCGCGGGCTTGGCGGCATGACGGGCGAGCAGCCCGAAAAGCGGCGAGCGTAGCGCGGACGAACTGACCACCCACAGCGCGGTGATGCTCAGGAAGACCCACGGCCCGGCACCGAGCCCCGGCAGCCAGGGCAGCAACAGAAAGGCCAGGCAGGAGAGCGCGCTGACCGCCATGACGACATAACCGATCCGCGCATAGAGCCGGAAGGCGCGGTCCGCCGCGAAACCCGCCGCGATATCGAAACAGGCAAAGAGCGCCTGATCGGCTAGCAGCACCCAGCCCGCCCAGCGTTTCTCGACACCGACGGACTCCAGCAATCCGGGCAGAAAGATGGCGTAGAGGGTCCAGGTCGCCAGCAGAAAAAACTGCACGAACCCAAGAGTGATCGCCAGACCGCGCAAGGCGCTGGCAGGTTGGCGGATTCCGGTGTCGGTCATCGCGGCGGCCCGCCCCCGGCGCTCGGCGCCGACGCTGGCACCTCGTCGGTCCAGACCTTGAATTGCTTCAGGGTCGTGGGACCGAAGGCATTGCTGAGCGGCACATCGGCGGCGTCGCGTCCCTGGGCAATCAGCACCCGTCCGATACGGGGTACCCGATTGCGTGGATCGAAGATATGCCAGCGCCCGCCCAGATAGGCCTCGAACCAGGCAGAGAAGTCCATCGGCGCCGAGGACGGCGGCACGCCAATATCGCCCAGATAGCCGGTACAGTAGCGCGCGGGAATGTTCATGCAGCGACAGAAGGCGATGGCGAGAT is part of the Thiocystis violascens DSM 198 genome and encodes:
- a CDS encoding MFS transporter, with product MTDTGIRQPASALRGLAITLGFVQFFLLATWTLYAIFLPGLLESVGVEKRWAGWVLLADQALFACFDIAAGFAADRAFRLYARIGYVVMAVSALSCLAFLLLPWLPGLGAGPWVFLSITALWVVSSSALRSPLFGLLARHAAKPAVPRLAGFALVGLGVAAAVSPYLGTLMTGIDPRLPFAVSSLALLLVAAGLVVAERRVGPIAAVARESAPPTVSAWGFLPLLLLAASAFQIAVFLNAGPRFLREIDAAWLPWLLPVFWIGFSLAVFNAGVLSQRWGAARVFALGCLVGGAGLGLSGLPGIEAAIAGYAIAGLGWGSVLASAFGLAADCGRPGRVATYTGILFATLAAAAFLRIGVNLAGWPKQAELVPLLTWAPITGWLLVGLLMLRLARRNP